The Clostridium botulinum BKT015925 genome includes the window TATAACATTAGAAGCCTCATTAATTTCTTCCTCTTCAATAGTCATATTAGAACCTGATGCTACAATAATTGAATTATTCGCTTCATTATCCACTGTGATTATAGCTGTACCTGTAGATACTTTATCATCTTTAAATATATATTCTGTATTTATATTATTCTCTTTTAGTTTATTTACTAATATATCTCCATTTCCGTCCATACCCACTTTTCCTATCATGGATACGTTTGCATTCATACGTGAACAAGCTATAGCTTGATTAGAGCCCTTGCCTCCGGGTATATTTTTTAAATCATTTGCAAATATAGTTTCTCCAACCTTTGCCATTCTATTTACTTTTAAAACCACATCCATGTTTATACTTCCAATTACACAAATATTGTTCACTTTGAAATCACCTCTCTACTTTTTGTCTGTAAGTTTAATTATTTAACCGGTTAAGCTAATCATAAGTCATTTTTAATTACATGTCAATATAAATAAAAATATAACAAAAAAAAGATTTCTATTATTTGTTAGAAATCTTTTAATAAATATTTTTTATTATTTGTTATCTTAATATATTGTACTAATAGCCTATCTAATTCCTGACTTAGCTCTATTACATCATAATCAACCATTCTATTAAACTTCCTTTCAACCAAATTGTTTAAATTCATCCTAGTTTCTTCCATCTGCATCTTGATATAGTCTTTCATACACATTCCCCCCAATTATTTATAACCCAAACCTAAAAACCGCAACATTACATTTATACCATATTTTCCAATATATTTCAATATAATGTATATTTTTAACTAATTATTAATGTTTTGTTTTCACATAATTCATATAAATAATAAAAACACTACAATATGACATTTGTAGTGTTTTTACCATATTTATTCGTTTATATATTCTACTTTTCCATTTATTATTGTACATGTTGTACTTGTAAGAGAATCTAATGGATTTCCATTAGAAATTACTATATCTGCATCTTTACCTACTTCTAGACTTCCAACTCTATTATCTATTCCACAAATCTCAGCTGCATTTATAGTTATAGCTTTTAAAGCTTCTTTTACTCCTAAACCTTCCTTAGCTGCAAGTCCAGCGCACAACGGTAAATATTCTATAGGTATAACTGGATGATCTGTCATTATAGCTATTTTAACACCATTGTCATGAAGTACCTTAGGCGTCTTAAATGTTTTATTTTTAACTTCAATCTTA containing:
- a CDS encoding aspartyl-phosphate phosphatase Spo0E family protein — protein: MKDYIKMQMEETRMNLNNLVERKFNRMVDYDVIELSQELDRLLVQYIKITNNKKYLLKDF